One genomic segment of Hordeum vulgare subsp. vulgare chromosome 2H, MorexV3_pseudomolecules_assembly, whole genome shotgun sequence includes these proteins:
- the LOC123429795 gene encoding putative polyol transporter 1 → MASAGLPEAVEPKKKSNIKYASTCAVVASMASIVLGYDIGVMSGASLYIQKDLQITDVQVEILMGILSIYSILGSFAAGRTSDWIGRRFTVIFVAAFFFAGALLMGFASGYAMLMLGRFVAGIGVGYAIVIAPLYTAEIAPASARGFLVSFTEVFINLGILLGYVSNYAFARLPLHLGWRFMLGIGAVPSVLLALLLSGMPESPRWLVMKGRLADARVVLEKIADTPEEAKERLADIKAAAGIPDDLDGYVVVVPRKRGGEEKRVWRELILSPTPSMRRILVAALGIFLFQQLTGSDSVVLYSPRVFESAGITGDDQLLAATCAMGVAKTLVILVAMFLLDRVGRRPLLLCSTGGMIVSLVGLATGLTVVEQNPDARVPWAVGLCVASVLAYVSSFSVGLGPVLGVYTTEILPLRVRALGFAVGAAGNRVVSGVMSMTFLSLAGAITLGGTFFLYAGVAVLAWVFFFTCLPETRGRTLEEMGSLFGMTDAGAEAEDAAPATEDASCRARLLGASPNSRVD, encoded by the exons ATGGCTTCGGCCGGGCTCCCAGAGGCAGTCGaaccgaagaagaagagcaacatcAAGTATGCCTCTACCTGCGCCGTCGTCGCCTCCATGGCCTCCATCGTCCTCGGCTACG ACATCGGTGTGATGAGCGGGGCATCGCTGTACATCCAAAAAGACCTCCAGATCACGGACGTGCAGGTGGAGATCCTGATGGGCATCCTGAGCATCTATTCGATCCTCGGCTCCTTCGCCGCCGGCAGGACGTCCGACTGGATCGGCCGCCGCTTCACGGTGATCTTTGTCGCCGCCTTCTTCTTTGCCGGTGCCTTGCTGATGGGCTTCGCTAGCGGCTACGCCATGCTCATGCTCGGTCGCTTCGTGGCTGGCATCGGCGTGGGCTACGCGATCGTGATCGCGCCCCTGTACACGGCTGAGATCGCCCCGGCGTCGGCGCGCGGCTTCCTCGTGTCCTTCACGGAGGTCTTCATCAACCTCGGTATCCTCCTCGGCTACGTCTCTAACTACGCCTTCGCTCGCCTCCCGCTCCACCTTGGCTGGCGCTTCATGCTCGGCATTGGCGCGGTGCCATCCGTCCTTCTTGCCCTCCTGCTGTCCGGCATGCCGGAGTCTCCCCGATGGCTCGTCATGAAAGGACGCCTCGCGGACGCGAGGGTCGTGCTGGAGAAGATTGCTGACACGCCGGAGGAGGCCAAGGAGCGCCTCGCTGACATCAAGGCCGCCGCCGGCATCCCAGACGACCTCGACGGCTACGTGGTCGTCGTGCCTAGGAAGAGAGGCGGCGAGGAGAAGCGGGTGTGGAGAGAGCTGATCCTGTCGCCGACCCCTTCCATGCGGCGAATCCTGGTCGCGGCGCTCGGCATCTTCTTGTTCCAGCAGCTGACGGGCTCCGACTCCGTGGTGCTCTACAGCCCGCGCGTGTTCGAGAGCGCCGGCATCACCGGCGACGACcagctcctggccgccacctgcgCCATGGGCGTCGCCAAGACGCTCGTCATCCTGGTCGCCATGTTCCTCCTCGACCGCGTCGGCCGGCGGCCGCTGCTGCTGTGCAGCACCGGCGGCATGATCGTCTCGCTCGTTGGCCTCGCGACGGGCCTCACCGTCGTGGAGCAGAACCCGGACGCGAGGGTCCCGTGGGCGGTCGGGCTGTGTGTGGCGTCCGTCCTGGCCTACGTGTCATCCTTCTCCGTCGGGCTCGGGCCCGTGTTGGGCGTGTACACGACGGAGATCTTGCCGCTGCGGGTGCGCGCGCTGGGCTTCGCGGTCGGGGCGGCCGGCAACCGCGTTGTGAGTGGCGTCATGTCCATGACCTTCCTCTCGCTGGCCGGCGCCATCACGCTCGGCGGCACCTTCTTCCTCTACGCCGGCGTCGCCGTGCTCGCGTGGGTGTTCTTCTTCACCTGCCTCCCAGAGACGCGCGGCCGGACGCTCGAGGAGATGGGCAGCCTGTTCGGCATGACCGACGCGGGCGCGGAGGCAGAAGATGCTGCCCCCGCGACAGAGGACGCGAGCTGCAGGGCCAGACTCTTGGGCGCCTCGCCTAATTCCAGAGTTGATTAA